A single genomic interval of Megalobrama amblycephala isolate DHTTF-2021 linkage group LG17, ASM1881202v1, whole genome shotgun sequence harbors:
- the LOC125250365 gene encoding uncharacterized protein LOC125250365 — MDPAALRVLIEQEIRKLILPSGIPKTLDELRKAVKEEFNITDDFSLQYKDADFNDFFTLTSTDQIQHKDTIKVVFSSPIVLTLFAEGEGNLSASTSLSADEESSISTACSVDDAVPCESTFTSSVETVIIAPPQSTTSRLPWPDDFPIPSFSPEVEMVLKKAMESYKTDGSLLNVQTVKRDINEHLVKAMYTYTAYPSGMQIASVTEALIRKYPCLKEPGSLSGFHGWQMSLKYKMADYRRRLSKFGCPEVACNTLKKKNPEDRKPAKNVKKPRKAEVNYLPPYPAGENQESLEQERVDLLTEVKKRDNTIVVNEKMSKTFALRRHEVVELCPSVAEFKDRWPALFDLLQINEEFRRITTLHLEPKFMKMLDFYTPKLLAIFTCRGGLLGRTLKEKIEPMMQNPDKNIDMMRDVVLRCLIFYLGEKEDDLIQEYNCDNGDILQHIMKIAICKRDYQEDFSIILEGVQVMAGLENLARACAVLLGLTYALNLTYPKELRHTFEAFQKLFLELDVCKFSPKILTLKNKLMT, encoded by the exons ATGGACCCTGCAGCACTAAGAGTTCTTATTGAACAGGAAATCAGGAAGTTAATCCTTCCCTCAGGAATCCCAAAAACTTTGGATGAACTGAGGAAAGCTGTTAAGGAGGAATTTAATATCACTGATGATTTCTCTCTTCAGTATAAAGATGCTGACTTCAACGACTTCTTTACCCTTACATCCACTGACCAAATTCAGCACAAAGATACTATCAAAGTTGTATTCTCTTCTCCCATTGTTCTAACACTGTTTGCAGAAGGTGAAGGAAACCTCAGTGCCAGTACATCACTGTCAGCAGATGAAGAATCTTCTATTTCTACTGCATGTTCAGTTGATGACGCTGTCCCATGTGAATCCACATTCACTTCTTCTGTAGAAACAGTCATCATTGCCCCCCCACAAAGTACCACAAGCAGGTTGCCATGGCCTGATGACTTCCCTATCCCATCTTTTTCTCCAGAAGTAGAGATGGTGCTCAAAAAGGCTATGGAGAGTTACAAGACAGATGGTAGCCTTCTAAATGTCCAAACTGTGAAGAGGGATATCAATGAGCATTTAGTTAAGGCTATGTACACCTACACAGCATATCCTTCTGGGATGCAGATTGCAAGTGTGACTGAAGCACTGATCCGAAAATACCCATGTCTGAAGGAACCAGGCTCTTTATCTGGCTTTCATGGCTGGCAAATGAGCCTGAAGTACAAGATGGCTGATTACAGAAGACGACTCAGCAAGTTTGGTTGTCCTGAAGTTGCATGCAACACATTGAAAAAGAAGAACCCTGAGGACAGGAAGCCtgccaaaaatgtcaaaaaacctCGTAAGGCAGAAGTGAATTATCTACCACCTTACCCAGCTGGGGAAAATCAGGAAAGTTTGGAACAAGAGAGAGTTGATCTACTGACTGAAGTGAAAAAGAGGGACAATACCATTGTGGTCAacgaaaaaatgtcaaaaacctTTGCTCTCCGAAGACATGAGGTGGTTGAACTTTGTCCCAGTGTTGCAGAATTCAAAGATCGCTGGCCTGCTCTATTTGACCTTCTCCAG attaaTGAAGAATTTAGGAGAATCACCACTCTGCACCTAGAACCAAAATTTATGAAGATGTTGGACTTCTACACTCCTAAACTTTTGGCCATATTCACTTGCAGAGGAGGACTACTGGGCCGGACTTTAAAGGAGAAAATTGAACCCATGATGCAG AATCCTGATAAAAACATCGACATGATGAGAGACGTTGTCCTCCGTTGCTTGATTTTTTATCTGGGTGAAAAAGAGGATGACCTCATCCAAGAGTACAAT tgtgacAATGGAGATATCCTGCAGCACATAATGAAAATTGCCATCTGCAAGAGGGATTATCAGGAGGATTTCAGCATCATCTTGGAGGGGGTGCAAGTCATGGCTGGCTTGGAAAATCTGGCAAGAGCCTGTGCTGTTCTTCTTGGACTCACATATGCACTTAACCTCACCTACCCGAAAGAACTTAGGCACACTTTTGAGGCCTTTCAGAAGCTCTTCTTGGAACTGGATGTTTGCAAGTTTTCACCAAAAATACTAACACTTAAAAACAAACTCATGACTTAG